In Silene latifolia isolate original U9 population chromosome 3, ASM4854445v1, whole genome shotgun sequence, a single window of DNA contains:
- the LOC141647279 gene encoding large ribosomal subunit protein eL36y-like — protein MAPKQPNTGLFVGLNKGHIVTKKELAPRPSDRKGKKTKRVDFVRGVIREVAGFAPYEKRITELLKVGKDKRALKVAKRKLGTHKRAKRKREEMSNVLRKMRAAGGAEKKK, from the exons ATGGCTCCGAAACAGCCGAACACTGGTCTTTTTGTTGGCCTGAACAAGGGTCACATTGTCACCAAGAAGGAACTTGCTCCAAGACCATCTGACAGAAAAGGG AAAAAAACCAAGAGAGTCGATTTTGTGAGGGGTGTCATAAGAGAGGTGGCTGGTTTCGCTCCTTACGAAAAGAGGATTACTGAGCTTCTGAAGGTTGGCAAGGACAAGCGTGCACTGAAAGTGGCCAAGAGAAAGCTAGGAACCCACAAGAGGGCCAAGAGAAAGAGAGAGGAGATGTCGAACGTTCTCAGGAAGATGAGGGCTGCCGGAGGTGCCGAGAAAAAGAAGTGA